The DNA sequence CTGCAGAATATATTTTGACAAACCCTGATATACGAAAAAAAGTAATAGAAATGATTAATGACCAAATTCAAATATTTAATTTCGATGGGGTAGTAATTGACTTTGAAAACATGAAGGGTGAAGTTTTAAGAAAATCCTTCAATAGTTTCCTTATGGAATTAAAGTCCATATTAAATGAAAGCGGCAAAAAACTATATGTGGCCGTCCACCCTGTGAGAAAGCCAGGACATGAATACTTTGATGCTTATGACTATAAAACAATTGGAAATACTGCAGACAAAATTATATTAATGGCTCATGACTATAATGCCAAGCAGCTTACCGATAATGAAATGGAAACGGGATACAATGTTACTCCCCTTACACCGATTGACGAAATATATTTTGCTTTAAAAGCAATCACCGATAAAGATACCGGCGTAGAAGATACAAGCAAAATACTTTTTCAAATATCTTTTGATTCTGCCCAGTGGAGGTTACAGCAAGGCAAAATTTTAAACAGGTATGCTTTAACGCCTGATTATGCATTAATAAATACAAGGTTGAAAGATAAAAACACAGAATTATACTATTCTTATACTCTGGAAAACCCTTACGCAAAATTCACCGATGGTTCCAATGGGACAGATAATATATTATGGTATGAAGATTCAAGGAGCATAACAGCAAAGATAAAACTTGCGCGCTTATTCAAGGTTGGAGGAATATCTATTTGGAGATTAGGTAATATACCTGATTTTAACAGTCCTGAAGAAATAAATGTTTACATGAATGTATGGGAAGAAATTTTAAAATGCGTTAAAGGTAAATAAGAACATTTCATAGGGTAAATGTTGAATACCGTATGCTGATATTAAAGTACGGTAAAGGGTTGCAAACCACTGACATTCGGTCATTTGCAACCCTTTCTCTTATTTGCCCTGTTTTCTGATTTGTCTTCCCAACTTTTAGCAATTTATCCCTCCAATTTTTTGGTTTTAAGCACACTTCTACTCCAATTCTACCTTATCTCTAATTTTAATCCCGCTTGCCTTCAATTTTAGCTTACTTTAATACTTACCTTTAATCTTACTTTATTCTTACTTTAATCCCAGAAGCCAGGTTGCTATAGTAAAATACGCAATTAACGACATAGCATCTACAATTGTTGTAATAAGCGGACTGGCCATGATGGCCGGATCTAGCTTTAGACTCTTTGCTGCTACAGGCAACATGCCTCCTATTACTTTCGCCAATATTACAGTAACAATAAGACTTATACAGACTGTAGTTGTTATCATAATACTAGTTTTTTCTATAAAATATAATCTTATAAAATTAACCCCTGCCAGCGCTATTCCCACTAAAACTGAAACCCTGAATTCTTTCCATATAATTTTTAAGATATCATTCAGCTTAATTTCACCCAACGCCAATCCCCTTATTATAAGGGTTGCCGCTTGAGAACCGGCATTACCGCCCGTATCCATCAGCATCGGTATAAAAGCTGTTAGGGCGACCACTGATTGAAGTAAAGCTTCATATCTCATTATAACCCTTCCGGTAAAAGTGGCAGAAACCATTAACACCAAAAGCCATAAAATCCTATGTTTGGCCAGCATCATAACATTGCTCTTTAAATATTCTTCTTCAGATGGCGCTATAGCCGCCATTTTTTGAAAGTCTTCAGTGTTTTCCTGTTCAATTACATCTACAACGTCGTCAATGGTTATAATCCCTACAAGCCTGTTTTCATTATCTACCACCGGCATTGCCACAAGGTCATACTTTTTAAATAACGATGCTATTTCTTCCTGGTCAACATGGGTATTAACAGCGATTACATTTATATCCATGACATCTGCAACTATTACATCTTCGTTATTCAATATCAACTTTCTAATGGGGATAGAACCTTCAAGTTTGCGGTTATTATCAATTACATAGCATACATCTATGGTTTCCTTATCAACCCCTGTTTTCCTTATGTGTTCCAGTGCCTGTTTTACCGTCATCTCTTTCTTTAGGTCCACATATTCTATTGTCATTATACTGCCGGCAGAGTTTTCGGGATATTTCAGCAACTGGTTAATCAACTTTCTCGTATTCTCATTAGCATTTTTTAAAATCTTTTTTACAATATTGGCCGGCATTTCTTCTAAAAGTTCAATTGTATCGTCAAGAAAAAGCTCATCAATAATATATTTAATTTCCTTATCGGTAATAGATTCAATAATTGTTATAGGACAGAATAATTTTCAGTAAAAGCAATATTTTAAGACAATTTAATCTTCAGTGACATATTCCAGCATGGAAAATAGCTGGTACAAAATCATTACAGTATTTTATCAGGTGCAATTAAGG is a window from the Bacillota bacterium genome containing:
- the mgtE gene encoding magnesium transporter encodes the protein MTIIESITDKEIKYIIDELFLDDTIELLEEMPANIVKKILKNANENTRKLINQLLKYPENSAGSIMTIEYVDLKKEMTVKQALEHIRKTGVDKETIDVCYVIDNNRKLEGSIPIRKLILNNEDVIVADVMDINVIAVNTHVDQEEIASLFKKYDLVAMPVVDNENRLVGIITIDDVVDVIEQENTEDFQKMAAIAPSEEEYLKSNVMMLAKHRILWLLVLMVSATFTGRVIMRYEALLQSVVALTAFIPMLMDTGGNAGSQAATLIIRGLALGEIKLNDILKIIWKEFRVSVLVGIALAGVNFIRLYFIEKTSIMITTTVCISLIVTVILAKVIGGMLPVAAKSLKLDPAIMASPLITTIVDAMSLIAYFTIATWLLGLK